The Eurosta solidaginis isolate ZX-2024a chromosome 4, ASM4086904v1, whole genome shotgun sequence genome includes a window with the following:
- the Dna2 gene encoding DNA replication ATP-dependent helicase/nuclease DNA2 has translation MNISKRMTSPMKESNDVPTKKIKTGDNGLTCKEEEISGTSYDHFFDDDFATHCDFDGMLLNGETKVAAALIDLTKWQRCVVEHVERKKKTYVLVLHLRLATESEEHEKENKARLTKCQLQKQWSQLEVKAGDIVSIKAVYDDALNCYKVDNEQGLCVSNPDTLISGTSVVGSLFCRRKAVLQDRFKGIDANSKIMVIGSMVHEFLQLVLRKQLRNSNEIEAAGKELLNSTEIAYELYGNLMTREELHLELQKFIPNVMSFVEQYIIGKSPTQQIKDTFSGTITEIQDIEENVWTPQLGLKGKIDVLVRIKRRQYEKPSNAIPLELKTGRATFSMEHKGQVILYQMMLSAIGRETQTGLLLYLREGILRELRSTHNEQRDLIMLRNELAYYTGYKNTVTSIETTKHSEDKYAQPLKLPDPISHHSACSNCEYATICCTFAKTDPELQLRGGHPLHAVIQTVTEHLRHEDYKYFMHWCGLLVLEEQEARKSNNVRALWTKTPEQRNRSGLAIIDLKLKEVVTEGGRYLNKFGFEVNVETENLDLLLSGFCLGEYVIVSTRKRLAVAAGCITDISSDNVTISLERDLRKNYSNDKFIIDKHESQSGNTFNFTNVSLLLDERFKSMREIVIQRKQPTYHKVLPKIIATEGACILKELNSVQRSAVLKSLTTESYMLIKGLPGTGKTQTLVAIVRLLHLLGKSILITSHTHSAVDNLLVRLKPYKLSMLRLGSGARVHKDLQEFGENHLLKDCSTVEAIKAKYNSYQIVGVTCLGSSHPLFLHRRFDFCIVDEATQVMQPTTLRPLFYCDKFVLVGDPDQLPPLIRSREARKLGADESLFERLDTETATSVLTLQYRMNKEITRLANELTYKGALQCASKAVEMNTFQLPFANAEKVGKWLQRALQKHINQAVFLLDTKDCSGRLAVLDTKENSATEPLVADDSCATIIEDSVSPSRATKRFNKYINQCEAAIIICILEELLKAGCAAERIGVIAPYRAQVELLRKCIIQLETHHKNELSQSSFEAIEVNTVDQYQGRDKDIIILSGTKTGGDENAINEHAREAEILEDKRRLTVAITRAKRKLLLVGDAACLEKYAPFSMLLSHIPSYSKLQLEDGKLGFEWKTILNKLNDIIKA, from the exons ATGAACATTTCCAAGAGAATGACTTCACCAATGAAGGAGTCAAACGATGTACCCACGAAAAAGATTAAAACTGGCGATAATGGACTGACATGTAAGGAGGAAGAAATCAGTGGGACATCctacgaccactttttcgatgaTGATTTTGCCACACATTGCGATTTTGATGGGATGTTATTAAATGGAGAAACTAAGGTTGCTGCTGCACTTATAGATCTTACTAAATGGCAACGTTGTGTTGTCGAACATGTTGAACGTAAGAAAAAAACTTACGTCCTGGTATTGCACTTACGCTTAGCTACAGAATCAGAAGAACACGAGAAAGAAAACAAGGCACGTTTGACAAAGTGCCAGCTACAAAAGCAGTGGAGTCAATTAGAAGTGAAGGCGGGGGATATTGTATCTATTAAGGCTGTTTATGATGATGCATTGAACTGTTACAAAGTCGATAATGAGCAAGGACTTTGTGTTTCTAATCCAGATACGTTAATATCTGGTACTAGCGTTGTTGGTTCACTCTTTTGTCGACGTAAAGCAGTGTTGCAGGATCGTTTCAAGGGCATTGATGCCAATAGCAAAATT ATGGTTATTGGATCCATGGTACATGAATTTCTGCAGCTTGTGTTGCGAAAGCAATTGAGAAATTCTAACGAAATAGAAGCTGCTGGTAAAGAATTATTAAACTCGACGGAAATTGCTTATGAGCTATATGGAAATTTAATGACACGCGAAGAACTGCATTTAGAATTGCAAAAATTTATACCAAATGTGATGTCCTTTGTAGAACAGTATATAATAGGCAAATCCCCGACACAG CaaataaaagatactttttctggaACTATAACAGAAATACAAGACATTGAGGAGAATGTTTGGACGCCCCAGTTGGGTTTGAAGGGTAAAATAGATGTATTAGTACGCATTAAACGTCGTCAATATGAAAAACCTTCTAACGCCATACCACTAGAACTCAAAACAGGCCGCGCTACCTTCTCAATGGAGCACAAGGGTCAAGTTATACTATATCAAATGATGCTCTCCGCCATTGGACGTGAAACGCAAACAGGTTTGCTGCTTTATTTACGTGAAGGTATATTGCGTGAATTGCGTAGTACACATAATGAACAACGCGATCTTATTATGTTGCGTAATGAGCTGGCATATTACACTGGTTACAAGAATACTGTAACCTCTATTGAAACCACTAAGCACTCAGAAGATAAATATGCGCAACCGCTCAAATTACCTGATCCCATATCACATCATAGCGCTTGTAGCAACTGTGAATATGCCACCATTTGTTGCACATTCGCCAAAACAGATCCAGAACTTCAGCTAAGGGGCGGCCATCCTTTACATGCTGTTATACAAACAGTAACTGAACATTTACGACATGAAGATTATAAATACTTTATGCATTGGTGTGGTTTGCTGGTATTGGAAGAACAAGAAGCTCGCAAGTCAAACAATGTGCGTGCTTTGTGGACAAAGACGCCTGAGCAGCGTAATAGAAGTGGTCTCGCAATTATAGATTTGAAGCTAAAAGAAGTGGTTACGGAAGGCGGGAGATATCTTAACAAATTTGGCTTTGAAGTGAATGTGGAAACTGAAAACTTAGATTTGCTGCTTAGTGGG TTCTGCCTAGGCGAATATGTGATCGTTAGTACACGCAAACGACTGGCCGTTGCCGCTGGCTGCATTACGGATATATCAAGTGACAATGTTACCATCAGTTTGGAGCGTGACTTACGCAAAAATTATAGCAACGATAAATTTATAATTGACAAACATGAATCACAATCAGGCAACACATTTAATTTTACAAATGTTAGCTTGCTTCTTGATGAACGTTTCAAAAGCATGCGTGAAATTGTGATACAACGCAAGCAACCTACTTATCACAAAGTCTTACCAAAGATCATAGCAACCGAGGGTGCCTGCATATTGAAGGAACTGAATTCGGTGCAACGTTCGGCTGTGCTCAAATCGCTCACTACAGAAAGCTATATGCTAATAAAGGGCTTACCAGGCACAG GTAAAACCCAAACTCTCGTGGCTATTGTGCGCTTATTACATCTACTAGGTAAATCTATTTTAATCACTAGTCATACACACTCAGCCGTCGACAATTTGCTGGTACGTTTAAAACCTTACAAGCTATCTATGTTGCGTTTGGGTTCAGGCGCACGCGTCCATAAGGATTTACAGGAGTTTGGTGAAAATCACCTGCTCAAGGACTGCTCCACTGTGGAAGCAATAAAAGCTAAATACAATTCCTATCAAATTGTGGGAGTTACTTGCCTTGGCTCATCGCATCCATTATTCTTACATCGTCGCTTTGACTTTTGTATTGTCGACGAAGCGACACAAGTGATGCAACCAACCACCCTACGCCCACTCTTCTACTGTGATAAATTTGTGCTAGTCGGCGATCCCGATCAATTGCCTCCCTTAATACGTTCGAGAGAAGCACGCAAGTTAGGCGCGGATGAGTCGCTCTTTGAGAGGCTTGACACAGAGACGGCAACATCGGTGCTAACGCTACAATATCGTATGAATAAAGAAATCACACGTCTAGCTAATGAATTGACATACAAGGGCGCGTTGCAATGCGCCTCCAAAGCGGTGGAGATGAATACTTTTCAGTTGCCTTTTGCCAATGCGGAAAAGGTAGGAAAATGGCTACAGCGAGCTTTGCAAAAGCATATCAATCAAGCTGTATTTTTGTTGGATACAAAAGATTGTAGTGGGAGATTAGCTGTATTGGATACAAAAGAAAATAGTGCTACGGAGCCGCTCGTTGCAGATGACAGTTGCGCAACAATCATTGAAGATTCCGTTAGCCCATCTCGTGCAACCAAGCGctttaataaatacataaatcAATGCGAAGCAGCCATTATTATTTGCATCCTAGAAGAGCTGCTAAAAGCTGGCTGTGCAGCTGAGCGCATCGGCGTTATTGCACCTTATCGCGCACAAGTTGAGCTCCTACGCAAATGTATCATACAATTGGAAACGCACCACAAAAATGAATTGTCACAGTCCAGCTTTGAAGCAATTGAAGTCAACACAGTTGATCAATATCAGGGGCGTGATAAAGATATTATAATACTTTCTGGCACAAAAACTGGCGGTGACGAGAATGCGATAAATGAGCACGCGCGCGAAGCTGAAATTCTTGAAGATAAACGCCGTCTTACTGTAGCCATCACGCGTGCCAAACGTAAATTGCTTTTGGTTGGTGATGCAGCTTGCTTAGAGAAATACGCGCCCTTCTCCATGTTACTCAGTCATATTCCGAGCTATAGCAAATTACAGCTTGAGGATGGTAAACTAGGTTTTGAATGGAaaacaatattaaataaattaaatgatatTATTAAGGCTTAG